From the Streptomyces nigrescens genome, one window contains:
- a CDS encoding fumarate reductase/succinate dehydrogenase flavoprotein subunit, with protein sequence MPEGTVSGTADTMEIPALDSAEELSCDVLVIGGGTAGTMAALTAAERGASVLLLEKAHVRHSGALAMGMDGVNNAVVPGRAEPDDYVAEITRANDGIVDQSTVRQTATRGFAMVQRLESYGVKFEKDEHGEYAVRQVHRSGSYVLPMPEGKDVKKVLYRQLRRREMRERIRIENRIMPVRVLTSGGRAVGAAGFHTRTGHFVTVRAGAVILATGACGRLGLPASGYLYGTYENPTNAGDGYAMAYHAGAELTGIECFQINPLIKDYNGPACAYVANPFGGYQVNRHGERFVESDYWSGQMMAEFAAEVASERGPVYLKLSHLPEESVSALETILHTTERPTRGTFHAGRGHDYRTHDVEMHISEIGLCSGHSASGVRVDDHARTTVPGLYAAGDLACVPHNYMIGAFVFGDLAGADAAQYRAYEGELPADQLRDAHELIYRPLRNPDGPPQPQVEYKLRRFVNDYVAPPKSGARLSLAVEHFARMHTDLAGMGARTPHELMRCAEVSFIRDCAEMAARSSLARTESRWGLYHARTDHPQSDDAEWLHHLDLRKSATGRMEFTARPVAPYLVPVDEYHPVGGAARFLGEIHPEQVATAGPRDTPPVGSLGADAAAVSAPAAAGAAAEAGAPAGTTPGAGAGTSPRILELLALAEAPPDLPTLRPYLTDPDPAVRRAAVDTLTETVPPGTGQALATALADSDPAVRAAAGASLRELIEVLPPEPGLRAPLAAAAHGPDAVVRSAAVEVLRALRLGDRALFATALTDPAVDVRLQAVRALVSVDAADALRRAAQDPSREVRVAAAHGLGTVGGPGDLAVPLRDEDLLVRAAALAALATTGCPPPYDAAAVAALGDPAWQVRSGAATALAAAGPDPAVAALRSALADGHADVRKAAVLALRAHSGHAEARQALATVADDPDADVRAYARLATKG encoded by the coding sequence ATGCCGGAAGGCACCGTCAGCGGGACCGCGGACACCATGGAGATCCCCGCCCTCGACTCCGCCGAGGAGCTGTCCTGCGACGTCCTCGTCATCGGCGGGGGCACCGCCGGGACGATGGCGGCGCTCACCGCCGCCGAACGCGGCGCCTCCGTCCTGCTGCTGGAGAAGGCGCATGTCCGCCACTCCGGTGCGCTCGCCATGGGCATGGACGGGGTCAACAACGCCGTCGTCCCGGGCCGCGCGGAACCCGACGACTATGTCGCCGAGATCACCCGCGCCAACGACGGCATCGTCGACCAGTCCACCGTCCGCCAGACCGCGACCCGGGGCTTTGCGATGGTGCAGCGGCTGGAGTCGTACGGCGTGAAGTTCGAGAAGGACGAACACGGCGAGTACGCGGTCCGCCAGGTGCACCGCTCCGGCTCGTATGTGCTGCCGATGCCCGAGGGCAAGGACGTCAAGAAGGTCCTCTACCGGCAGCTGCGCCGGCGGGAGATGCGCGAGCGGATCCGTATCGAGAACCGCATCATGCCGGTGCGGGTGCTGACCTCCGGCGGCCGGGCGGTCGGGGCTGCGGGCTTCCACACCCGCACCGGGCACTTCGTCACGGTCCGGGCGGGCGCGGTGATCCTCGCCACCGGTGCCTGCGGCCGCCTCGGCCTGCCCGCCTCCGGCTATCTCTACGGCACCTACGAGAACCCCACCAACGCCGGTGACGGCTACGCCATGGCGTACCACGCGGGCGCCGAACTGACCGGCATCGAGTGCTTCCAGATCAACCCGCTGATCAAGGACTACAACGGCCCGGCCTGCGCCTATGTCGCCAACCCCTTCGGCGGCTACCAGGTCAACCGGCACGGCGAGCGGTTCGTGGAATCCGACTACTGGTCGGGACAGATGATGGCGGAGTTCGCCGCCGAGGTCGCCTCCGAACGCGGCCCGGTCTATCTGAAGCTCAGTCACCTCCCGGAGGAATCCGTCTCCGCCCTGGAGACGATCCTGCACACCACCGAGCGCCCCACCCGCGGCACCTTCCACGCCGGGCGCGGCCACGACTACCGCACCCATGACGTGGAGATGCACATCTCCGAGATCGGCCTGTGCAGCGGGCATTCGGCGTCCGGGGTACGCGTCGACGACCACGCCCGCACCACCGTGCCGGGCCTGTATGCGGCCGGGGACCTGGCCTGTGTCCCACACAACTACATGATCGGCGCATTCGTCTTCGGTGACCTGGCGGGCGCGGACGCGGCCCAATACCGGGCGTACGAAGGCGAGTTGCCCGCGGACCAGCTGCGGGACGCCCATGAACTGATCTACCGGCCGCTGCGGAACCCCGACGGCCCGCCGCAGCCTCAGGTCGAGTACAAGCTCCGCCGCTTCGTCAACGACTATGTCGCGCCGCCCAAGAGCGGCGCCCGGCTGTCTCTGGCCGTCGAACACTTCGCGCGGATGCACACCGACCTCGCCGGGATGGGCGCCCGCACCCCGCACGAGCTCATGCGCTGCGCCGAGGTCAGCTTCATCCGCGACTGCGCCGAGATGGCCGCCCGGTCGTCACTGGCCCGCACCGAGTCCCGCTGGGGCCTCTACCACGCGCGCACGGACCACCCTCAGAGCGATGACGCCGAGTGGCTGCACCACCTCGACCTGCGGAAATCAGCGACGGGAAGGATGGAGTTCACGGCCCGCCCGGTGGCGCCGTACCTCGTCCCGGTCGACGAGTACCACCCCGTGGGCGGCGCTGCCCGCTTCCTCGGCGAGATCCATCCGGAGCAGGTCGCGACGGCGGGACCGAGGGATACGCCGCCGGTGGGGTCCCTGGGGGCGGATGCGGCAGCCGTGAGCGCTCCGGCAGCGGCCGGGGCGGCGGCCGAGGCCGGCGCCCCGGCCGGGACCACACCCGGGGCCGGTGCCGGCACCTCTCCCCGCATCCTCGAACTCCTCGCCCTCGCCGAGGCCCCGCCGGACCTCCCGACGCTGCGCCCGTACCTCACCGACCCCGACCCGGCCGTACGGCGCGCCGCCGTCGACACGCTCACCGAAACCGTCCCGCCCGGCACGGGCCAGGCCCTCGCCACCGCCCTCGCCGACTCCGACCCCGCCGTACGGGCGGCCGCGGGTGCCTCACTGCGTGAGCTGATCGAGGTCCTCCCGCCGGAGCCCGGTCTGCGGGCACCGCTGGCCGCCGCGGCGCACGGGCCCGACGCGGTCGTCCGGTCGGCGGCCGTGGAGGTGCTGCGCGCGCTCCGCCTCGGCGACCGGGCCCTCTTCGCCACCGCACTCACCGACCCCGCCGTGGACGTACGCCTCCAGGCCGTCCGCGCCCTGGTCTCCGTCGACGCCGCGGACGCTCTGCGACGTGCCGCCCAGGACCCCTCCCGTGAGGTCCGGGTGGCCGCCGCGCACGGACTCGGTACGGTCGGCGGCCCCGGGGACCTGGCGGTGCCGCTCCGCGACGAGGACCTCCTCGTACGGGCCGCGGCGCTCGCGGCGCTGGCCACCACCGGCTGCCCGCCGCCCTATGACGCGGCGGCCGTCGCGGCGCTCGGCGACCCGGCCTGGCAGGTCCGCTCCGGTGCCGCCACGGCCCTGGCCGCCGCCGGCCCCGACCCCGCCGTCGCCGCACTGCGCTCCGCGCTCGCCGACGGGCACGCGGATGTGCGCAAGGCGGCGGTGCTCGCCCTGCGTGCGCACTCCGGTCACGCGGAGGCCCGCCAGGCACTGGCCACGGTCGCCGACGACCCGGACGCCGATGTCCGCGCCTACGCCCGGCTCGCGACCAAGGGGTGA